A window from Aeromonas rivipollensis encodes these proteins:
- the dsrO gene encoding sulfate reduction electron transfer complex DsrMKJOP subunit DsrO, with protein MELSKRRLLSGIAALTAGAALIPVTQAQVQAQSVPVPRNGRAAISRGDGRKRYGMLIDLRRCVGCQACTVACTIENQPPLGQFRTTVSQYEVSDLAALDAPASLLMLPRLCNHCAEPACLDVCPTGATFQRDDGIVVVNNDWCVGCGYCVQACPYDARFINHETNTADKCTFCAHRLEAGLLPACVESCVGEARIIGDLNDPKSQISRLLREHEPALKVLKPEAHTQPRVFYLGMDEAFVSKIEGHPAQRTLLGDDGKEIAHDH; from the coding sequence ATGGAGCTCAGCAAGCGCCGATTGTTATCCGGGATCGCCGCCCTCACCGCAGGGGCGGCCCTGATCCCCGTGACTCAGGCCCAAGTTCAGGCCCAGTCCGTCCCCGTTCCCCGCAATGGGCGGGCGGCCATCAGCCGGGGGGATGGCCGCAAGCGCTACGGCATGCTGATCGACCTGCGCCGCTGCGTCGGTTGTCAGGCCTGCACAGTGGCCTGCACCATCGAAAACCAGCCCCCTCTCGGCCAGTTTCGCACCACTGTAAGCCAGTACGAGGTGAGCGACCTGGCGGCACTCGATGCCCCCGCCTCCCTCTTGATGTTGCCGAGGCTTTGCAACCACTGCGCCGAGCCTGCCTGCCTCGATGTCTGCCCCACCGGTGCCACCTTCCAGCGCGACGACGGCATAGTGGTGGTCAACAACGACTGGTGCGTCGGCTGCGGCTACTGCGTGCAGGCCTGCCCCTACGACGCCCGCTTCATCAACCACGAGACCAACACCGCCGACAAGTGCACCTTCTGCGCCCATCGGCTGGAGGCGGGGCTCTTGCCCGCCTGCGTGGAGAGCTGCGTCGGCGAGGCGCGCATCATAGGGGACTTGAACGATCCCAAGAGCCAGATAAGCCGACTGCTGCGCGAACATGAGCCTGCCCTCAAGGTGCTCAAGCCCGAGGCCCATACTCAGCCGCGGGTCTTCTATCTCGGCATGGATGAGGCCTTCGTCAGCAAGATAGAAGGCCATCCGGCGCAGCGCACCCTGCTCGGCGACGACGGCAAGGAGATAGCCCATGACCATTAA
- a CDS encoding sensor histidine kinase, with the protein MLWLSVAPALAGPVPQSTEPEQVQSEPVRIGVLATRGLALAKTQWQPLMGWLDERVPERRFALVPLELDRLAEAVAQNRLDFVITNPGQSVSLARQYPLAWLATLKSPAGGDNLAIGAALVVRAHAPYRHWQDLEGQPVAAVSENAFGGYLAYRFEADEQGVRLERFFSAVRFSGFPLDRLIEQLAAEEVAAAIVPVCQLERMVREGKVADSDFRVLDNQAPAGFGCQSSTRLYPNWAFAQTEQASPALALAVTRALFDLPADSEAAMAADSAGWTVPTSQLGIDRLLKALDRHPLQGPWWQSAWHWLRQHQQWGWGALALVLLLGGHHLLLQYLFNRSQRRLIATRQQLEEKGRQLEQARRLAELGELGANVAHEINQPLTAIANYSQGALLRLARQGQDPATAASQEPLRQALEQIGLQVQRITQTVNRLRARLQKRPRQAEPTDLVALVEGLQPLLGQMLAPLGVTFTLRWQGQPRLLPLDGTGVEQLLMNLIKNGAESAARTGGPAAQRAEPGRVELLVCFEAALLILEIRDNGPGLRMPQAWLQQAFHSDKDDGMGLGLAICRDVVESHRGQLALSNLSPHGCLARVTLPAPQQGLEAVSDFNPRS; encoded by the coding sequence TTGCTCTGGCTCAGCGTCGCCCCCGCCCTGGCCGGGCCTGTACCCCAATCGACCGAACCGGAGCAGGTCCAGAGCGAGCCGGTCCGAATAGGCGTGCTGGCGACCCGCGGCCTGGCGCTTGCGAAGACCCAGTGGCAGCCGCTGATGGGCTGGCTGGACGAGCGGGTGCCAGAGCGGCGCTTCGCGCTGGTGCCCCTGGAGCTCGACAGGCTGGCCGAGGCCGTCGCACAGAACAGGCTCGACTTTGTCATCACCAACCCGGGCCAGTCGGTCAGCCTGGCGCGCCAGTATCCGCTGGCCTGGCTCGCCACCCTCAAGAGCCCGGCGGGGGGTGACAACCTCGCCATAGGCGCCGCCCTGGTGGTGCGCGCCCATGCCCCCTACCGGCACTGGCAGGATCTCGAGGGGCAGCCGGTCGCCGCCGTGTCGGAAAACGCCTTTGGTGGCTACCTCGCCTACCGCTTCGAGGCGGACGAGCAGGGGGTCAGGCTGGAGCGCTTCTTCTCCGCCGTGCGCTTCAGCGGCTTCCCCCTGGACAGGCTCATCGAGCAGCTGGCGGCGGAAGAGGTGGCCGCCGCCATAGTGCCGGTCTGCCAGCTGGAGCGCATGGTGCGGGAGGGCAAGGTCGCCGACTCGGATTTTCGGGTGCTGGACAACCAGGCGCCGGCGGGCTTTGGCTGCCAGAGCTCGACCCGGCTCTACCCGAACTGGGCCTTCGCCCAGACGGAGCAGGCCTCCCCTGCGCTTGCTCTGGCGGTGACGCGAGCCCTGTTCGACCTGCCAGCAGACAGCGAGGCGGCCATGGCCGCCGATTCGGCGGGCTGGACAGTGCCCACCAGCCAGCTTGGCATCGACCGCCTGCTCAAGGCGCTGGATCGCCACCCCCTGCAGGGCCCCTGGTGGCAATCGGCCTGGCACTGGCTGCGCCAGCATCAGCAGTGGGGCTGGGGCGCCCTGGCGCTGGTGCTGCTGCTCGGCGGCCACCACCTGCTGCTGCAATACCTGTTCAACCGCAGCCAGCGCCGACTGATCGCCACCCGCCAGCAACTCGAGGAGAAGGGACGCCAGCTCGAGCAGGCCAGACGCCTCGCCGAGCTCGGCGAACTCGGCGCCAACGTGGCCCACGAGATCAACCAGCCCCTCACCGCCATCGCCAACTACAGCCAGGGTGCCCTGCTGCGCCTCGCGAGGCAGGGGCAGGATCCGGCCACGGCCGCATCACAGGAACCCCTGCGCCAGGCCCTGGAGCAGATTGGCCTGCAGGTCCAGCGCATCACCCAGACAGTCAACCGGCTGAGAGCCCGGCTGCAAAAGCGCCCCCGCCAAGCCGAGCCCACGGATCTGGTCGCCCTGGTGGAGGGCCTGCAACCCCTGCTCGGTCAGATGCTTGCCCCCCTCGGCGTCACCTTCACACTGCGCTGGCAGGGGCAGCCGCGCCTGCTCCCCCTGGATGGCACCGGGGTGGAGCAGTTGCTGATGAACCTCATCAAGAATGGCGCCGAGAGCGCGGCCCGAACGGGCGGCCCTGCGGCGCAAAGGGCTGAGCCGGGCCGGGTCGAGCTGCTTGTCTGCTTCGAGGCGGCGCTATTGATCCTGGAGATCCGCGACAACGGCCCCGGCCTGAGGATGCCACAGGCCTGGCTGCAGCAGGCGTTTCACAGCGACAAGGACGATGGCATGGGGCTGGGGCTCGCCATCTGCCGGGACGTGGTCGAGTCTCATCGCGGCCAGCTCGCCTTGAGCAACCTGAGCCCCCATGGCTGCCTGGCCCGGGTGACCCTGCCCGCCCCTCAGCAAGGGCTTGAGGCCGTTTCCGATTTCAATCCAAGGAGCTGA
- the fumC gene encoding class II fumarate hydratase, with translation MTVRIEHDSFGDIEVPAARLWGAQTQRSLHHFNISGERQPMEIIHALARIKSACARVNHALGLLPARKAQAIMAAADEVLCGLHDAEFPLMVWQTGSGTQTNMNLNEVLANRASELLGGERGEARLVHPNDEVNKSQSSNDVFPSAMNLAAITAITGQLLPALVTLKNTLADKAAAFDDLVKIGRTHLQDATPLTLGQEISGWVAQLAQGERHLNAALPHLCELALGGTAVGTGLNCPPGFAEAVASTLAEQTGLPLVSAPNKFEALAASDAQVHAHGALKTLAASLMKIANDVRWLASGPRSGLGELSIPENEPGSSIMPGKVNPTQSEALTMLCAQVMGNDVAINIGGASGNFELNVFRPMIAHNFLQSVRLLADGMQSFHDHCALGIAANRARIDELLARSLMLVTALNPHIGYDKAAEIAKLAHHQGLTLREAAIASGHLTAQQFDAWVVPADMVGRSK, from the coding sequence ATGACAGTAAGGATCGAACACGACAGCTTCGGTGATATCGAAGTCCCGGCGGCGCGGCTCTGGGGGGCCCAGACCCAGCGCTCCCTGCACCATTTCAACATCTCGGGGGAGCGCCAGCCGATGGAGATCATCCATGCCCTCGCCCGCATCAAGTCCGCCTGCGCCAGGGTGAACCACGCCCTGGGGCTGCTGCCCGCCCGCAAAGCCCAGGCCATCATGGCCGCCGCCGACGAGGTGCTGTGCGGCCTGCACGACGCCGAGTTTCCCCTAATGGTGTGGCAGACCGGCTCAGGCACCCAGACCAACATGAACCTCAACGAGGTGCTGGCGAACCGGGCCAGCGAACTGCTTGGCGGCGAACGGGGAGAGGCGCGGCTGGTGCACCCCAACGACGAGGTGAACAAGAGCCAGTCCAGCAACGATGTCTTCCCGAGCGCCATGAACCTGGCGGCCATCACCGCCATCACCGGCCAGTTGCTGCCGGCTCTCGTTACCCTGAAAAACACCCTCGCCGACAAGGCCGCCGCCTTCGACGACCTCGTCAAAATTGGCCGCACCCACCTGCAGGATGCCACCCCCCTCACCCTGGGTCAGGAGATCTCCGGCTGGGTCGCCCAGCTCGCTCAGGGGGAGCGCCACCTGAATGCCGCCCTGCCCCATCTGTGTGAGCTGGCCCTCGGCGGCACCGCGGTCGGCACCGGTCTCAACTGCCCGCCCGGCTTTGCCGAGGCGGTGGCAAGCACCCTCGCCGAGCAGACCGGCCTGCCCCTGGTGAGCGCCCCCAACAAGTTCGAGGCCCTGGCGGCGAGCGATGCCCAGGTCCATGCCCATGGCGCCCTCAAGACGCTCGCGGCTTCTCTCATGAAGATCGCCAACGACGTGCGCTGGCTGGCGAGCGGCCCCCGCAGCGGGCTGGGGGAGCTCAGCATCCCGGAGAACGAACCCGGCTCCTCCATCATGCCGGGCAAGGTCAACCCGACCCAGAGCGAGGCGCTCACCATGCTCTGCGCCCAGGTGATGGGCAACGACGTGGCCATCAACATCGGCGGCGCCAGCGGCAACTTTGAGCTGAACGTGTTCAGGCCCATGATCGCCCATAACTTCCTGCAGAGCGTGCGGCTCTTGGCGGACGGCATGCAGAGCTTCCACGATCACTGCGCCCTCGGCATAGCTGCGAACCGGGCGCGCATCGACGAGCTGCTGGCCCGCTCCCTGATGCTGGTGACGGCCCTCAACCCCCACATCGGCTATGACAAGGCCGCCGAGATCGCCAAACTGGCCCACCACCAGGGACTGACGCTGCGGGAGGCGGCCATCGCCTCGGGCCACCTCACGGCCCAGCAGTTCGATGCCTGGGTGGTGCCCGCTGATATGGTGGGGCGCAGCAAATAA
- the putA gene encoding trifunctional transcriptional regulator/proline dehydrogenase/L-glutamate gamma-semialdehyde dehydrogenase, producing the protein MATTTLGVKLDEATRDRLKQAAQTLDRTPHWLIKQAIFTYLEQLERGLTPPEQSGLAAAAGEEAIETLTEQGIQVFLEFAESILPQSVLRAAITSAYRRPETEAVPMLLEQARLPKEKAEATQKLALSIAEKLRNQKSASGRQGLVQGLLQEFSLSSQEGVALMCLAEALLRIPDKATRDALIRDKISGGNWSQHLGQSASLFVNAASWGLLITGKLVATHNEAGLNSSLKGLIGKGGEPLIRKSVDMAMRLMGEQFVTGETIAEALANAGNMENRGFRYSYDMLGEAALTEEDAKRYLASYEQAIHAIGKASHGRGIYEGPGISIKLSALHPRYSRAQYDRVMEELYPTLLGLTLLARQYDIGINIDAEEADRLEISLDLLEKLCFDPSLADWNGIGFVIQAYQKRCPYVIDYVIDLAKRSRHRLMIRLVKGAYWDSEIKRAQQDGLEGYPVYTRKPYTDVSYLACARKLLAVPESIYPQFATHNAHSLSAIYQLAGQNYYPGQYEFQCLHGMGEPLYEQVVGKVADGKLGRPCRIYAPVGSHETLLAYLVRRLLENGANTSFVNRIADNSISLQDLVQDPVQQIEQMAAREGSLGLPHPRIPLPRELYGEARPNSAGLDLANEHRLGSLSAALLASTNTAYQALPMLGCDTEAPTQFQHVVNPADHRDVVGQVSEATVELVDKALACALSSGQIWQSTPPAERAAVLERAADLMESELQPLMGLLVRESGKTFANAIAEVREAVDFLRYYAAQARNHFANESHRPLGPVVCISPWNFPLAIFSGQVCAALAAGNTVLAKPAEQTPLIAAQAVRILREAGVPAGAVQLLPGRGETVGAALISDERVRGVMFTGSTEVAGIISRNLAGRLDAQGRTIPLIAETGGQNAMIVDSSALTEQVVMDVISSAFDSAGQRCSALRVLCVQDDVAERVIRMLKGAMAEYKVGSPEHLSTDIGPVIDAEAKANIERHIKAMGDKGRRVHQIARTQEGACNRGTFVLPTLIELDSLDELGPEVFGPVLHLVRYPRAKLGELLAQINDSGYGLTLGVHTRIDETIAQVVNTAKVGNLYVNRNIVGAVVGVQPFGGEGLSGTGPKAGGPLYMYRLLGARPQEAVTSQLRQEQGSTSQAEAAKPALLALRGWASKQAPALVTLCDRYGELALSGLTQLLVGPTGERNSYSLLPRERVLCLAADDQEAKTDLLAQLAACLAVGTEVLWQDNAQNRTLLSSLPSEVQGRIQLVADWANSDIGFDALLHHGDSDQLREVAKLAAARAGAIVGVHGLHRGETDIPLERLLIEHALSVNTAAAGGNASLMTIG; encoded by the coding sequence ATGGCCACTACCACCCTCGGCGTTAAACTCGATGAAGCGACCCGCGACCGTCTCAAGCAGGCCGCCCAAACCCTGGATCGCACTCCCCACTGGCTGATCAAGCAGGCGATCTTCACCTATCTGGAGCAGCTGGAGCGGGGCCTGACCCCACCCGAGCAGTCCGGTTTGGCCGCTGCCGCCGGGGAAGAGGCCATCGAGACCCTGACCGAGCAGGGGATCCAGGTCTTCCTCGAGTTTGCCGAGAGCATCTTGCCGCAGTCCGTGCTGCGCGCCGCCATCACCTCCGCCTATCGCCGCCCCGAGACAGAGGCCGTGCCCATGCTGCTGGAGCAGGCCCGCCTGCCCAAGGAGAAGGCCGAGGCGACCCAGAAGCTCGCCTTAAGCATCGCCGAGAAGCTGCGCAACCAGAAGAGCGCCAGCGGCCGTCAGGGCCTGGTGCAGGGTCTGCTGCAGGAGTTCTCCCTCTCCTCCCAGGAAGGGGTGGCCCTGATGTGTCTGGCGGAGGCGCTGCTGCGCATCCCCGACAAGGCGACCCGCGATGCCCTGATCCGCGACAAGATAAGCGGTGGCAACTGGAGCCAGCACCTGGGCCAGAGCGCCTCCCTGTTCGTCAACGCCGCCTCCTGGGGCCTGCTCATCACCGGCAAACTGGTGGCCACCCACAACGAGGCTGGCCTCAACAGCTCCCTCAAGGGGCTGATCGGCAAGGGCGGCGAGCCGCTGATCCGCAAGAGTGTGGACATGGCGATGCGCCTGATGGGGGAGCAGTTCGTCACCGGCGAGACCATCGCCGAGGCGCTGGCAAATGCGGGCAACATGGAAAACAGGGGCTTCCGCTACTCCTACGACATGCTGGGGGAAGCGGCCCTCACCGAGGAGGATGCCAAGCGCTATCTCGCCTCCTACGAGCAGGCCATCCACGCCATCGGCAAGGCCTCCCACGGCCGTGGCATCTATGAGGGCCCGGGCATCTCCATCAAGCTCTCCGCCCTGCACCCGCGCTACAGCCGCGCCCAGTACGATCGCGTCATGGAAGAGCTCTACCCCACCCTGCTGGGCCTGACCCTGCTCGCCAGGCAGTACGACATCGGCATCAACATCGACGCCGAGGAGGCCGATCGGCTGGAGATCTCCCTCGACCTGCTGGAGAAGCTCTGCTTCGACCCGTCTCTCGCGGACTGGAACGGCATCGGCTTCGTCATCCAGGCCTATCAGAAGCGCTGCCCCTATGTGATCGACTACGTCATCGATCTCGCCAAGCGCAGCCGTCACCGCCTGATGATCCGGCTGGTGAAGGGCGCCTACTGGGACAGCGAGATCAAGCGCGCCCAGCAGGATGGCCTGGAGGGTTACCCCGTCTATACCCGCAAGCCCTACACTGATGTCTCCTATCTGGCCTGCGCCCGCAAGCTGCTGGCGGTGCCCGAGTCCATCTATCCCCAGTTCGCCACCCACAACGCCCATTCCCTGTCGGCCATCTACCAGCTGGCGGGGCAGAACTACTACCCGGGCCAGTACGAGTTCCAGTGCCTGCACGGCATGGGTGAGCCGCTCTACGAACAGGTGGTCGGCAAGGTCGCCGACGGCAAGCTGGGTCGCCCCTGCCGCATCTATGCGCCGGTCGGCAGCCACGAGACCCTGCTCGCCTACCTAGTGCGCCGCCTGCTGGAGAACGGGGCCAACACCTCCTTCGTCAACCGCATCGCGGACAACAGCATCTCCCTGCAGGATCTGGTGCAGGATCCGGTACAGCAGATCGAGCAGATGGCCGCCCGTGAAGGCAGCCTGGGTCTGCCCCACCCGCGCATCCCCCTGCCCCGTGAGCTGTACGGCGAAGCCCGCCCGAACTCCGCCGGCCTGGATCTCGCGAACGAGCACCGTCTGGGGTCGCTGTCAGCCGCCCTGCTCGCCAGCACCAACACCGCCTATCAGGCCCTGCCCATGCTGGGCTGCGACACCGAGGCGCCGACCCAGTTCCAGCACGTCGTCAACCCGGCGGATCACCGCGACGTCGTCGGTCAGGTGAGCGAAGCCACGGTAGAGCTGGTGGACAAGGCCCTCGCCTGTGCTCTCTCCAGCGGCCAGATCTGGCAATCGACCCCGCCGGCCGAACGGGCCGCCGTGCTGGAGCGCGCCGCCGATCTGATGGAATCCGAGCTGCAACCCCTGATGGGCCTGCTGGTGCGCGAATCCGGCAAGACCTTCGCCAACGCCATCGCCGAGGTGCGCGAGGCGGTGGACTTCCTGCGCTACTACGCCGCCCAGGCGCGCAACCACTTCGCCAACGAGAGCCACAGACCGCTCGGCCCCGTGGTCTGCATCAGCCCCTGGAACTTCCCGCTGGCCATCTTCAGCGGCCAGGTCTGCGCGGCCCTGGCCGCCGGCAACACTGTGCTGGCGAAACCGGCGGAGCAGACCCCGCTCATCGCCGCCCAGGCGGTGCGCATCCTGCGTGAGGCCGGCGTCCCCGCCGGTGCGGTGCAACTGCTGCCGGGCCGCGGTGAAACAGTGGGCGCGGCGCTGATCAGCGACGAGCGGGTCCGTGGCGTCATGTTCACCGGCTCCACCGAGGTGGCGGGCATCATCTCCCGCAACCTGGCCGGTCGCCTCGACGCCCAGGGCCGCACCATACCGCTCATCGCCGAGACCGGCGGCCAGAACGCCATGATCGTCGACTCCTCCGCCCTGACCGAACAGGTGGTGATGGACGTCATCTCCTCGGCATTCGACAGCGCCGGTCAGCGCTGCTCCGCCCTGCGGGTGCTGTGCGTGCAGGACGATGTGGCCGAGCGGGTGATCCGCATGCTCAAGGGGGCCATGGCCGAGTACAAGGTCGGCAGCCCCGAGCACCTCTCCACCGACATAGGCCCTGTCATCGACGCCGAGGCCAAGGCCAACATAGAGCGCCATATCAAGGCGATGGGAGACAAGGGTCGTCGGGTGCACCAGATTGCCCGCACGCAGGAGGGCGCCTGCAACCGCGGCACCTTCGTGCTGCCGACCCTGATCGAACTCGACAGCCTGGATGAGCTGGGCCCGGAGGTGTTCGGCCCGGTGCTGCACCTGGTGCGCTACCCCCGCGCCAAGCTCGGCGAGCTGCTCGCGCAGATCAACGACAGCGGCTACGGCCTGACCCTGGGGGTCCATACCCGCATCGACGAGACCATAGCCCAGGTGGTCAACACCGCCAAGGTCGGCAACCTCTACGTCAACCGCAACATAGTGGGCGCCGTGGTCGGGGTGCAGCCGTTCGGCGGCGAAGGTCTCTCCGGCACAGGTCCCAAGGCGGGTGGTCCGCTCTACATGTACCGTCTGCTCGGGGCTCGTCCTCAGGAGGCGGTGACCAGCCAGCTTCGCCAGGAGCAGGGGTCAACCTCGCAAGCCGAAGCCGCCAAACCGGCACTGCTGGCCTTGCGCGGCTGGGCGAGCAAGCAGGCCCCGGCACTGGTGACCCTGTGCGATCGCTACGGCGAGCTGGCGCTGAGCGGCCTGACCCAGCTGCTGGTCGGCCCCACCGGCGAGCGCAACAGCTACAGCCTGCTGCCCCGGGAGCGGGTGCTCTGTCTGGCCGCCGACGATCAAGAAGCCAAAACAGATCTGCTGGCCCAGCTGGCGGCCTGTCTGGCCGTCGGGACAGAGGTGCTGTGGCAGGACAATGCCCAGAACCGCACCCTGCTGAGCAGCCTGCCCAGCGAGGTACAAGGGCGTATCCAGCTGGTGGCAGACTGGGCCAACAGCGACATCGGCTTCGATGCCCTGCTGCACCACGGCGACTCGGATCAGCTGCGGGAAGTGGCCAAACTTGCCGCCGCCCGTGCTGGCGCCATCGTCGGTGTGCACGGCCTGCACCGTGGCGAGACTGACATCCCCCTGGAGCGCCTGCTGATCGAGCACGCCCTCTCGGTCAACACCGCCGCCGCCGGTGGCAACGCCAGCCTGATGACCATAGGCTAA
- a CDS encoding response regulator transcription factor, with product MQSSDRPPLYLVDDDQAVLDSLRFMLESCDERQLRCFADGERFLEEVDLRLPACLILDCRMPGLSGPEVQQRLKAAQSPIAILFLTGHGEVPLAVESLKQGAVDFLQKPVQLAPLLAAIARAEQATLTAAARLAHQHAFERLTPREHQLLQLIAQGHKNQQIAQDLCISVRTVEVCRASLMRRLEVDSLAELMLRYAAVNGQP from the coding sequence ATGCAGTCCAGTGACCGCCCTCCCCTCTACCTGGTCGATGACGATCAGGCCGTGCTCGACTCCCTGCGCTTCATGCTGGAGAGCTGCGACGAGCGGCAGCTGCGCTGCTTTGCCGACGGCGAGCGCTTCCTGGAAGAGGTCGATCTGCGCCTGCCCGCCTGCCTCATCCTGGATTGCCGCATGCCGGGGCTGTCGGGCCCCGAGGTGCAGCAGCGGCTGAAGGCTGCCCAGAGCCCCATCGCCATACTGTTTCTCACCGGTCACGGCGAGGTGCCCCTGGCGGTGGAGTCCCTCAAGCAGGGGGCGGTGGATTTCTTGCAAAAGCCGGTGCAACTGGCCCCCCTGCTCGCCGCCATAGCGCGGGCCGAGCAGGCAACCCTGACCGCGGCGGCGCGGCTTGCCCATCAGCACGCTTTCGAGCGGCTCACCCCCCGCGAGCACCAGCTGTTGCAGCTCATCGCCCAAGGCCACAAGAACCAGCAGATAGCGCAGGATCTCTGCATCTCGGTGCGCACCGTCGAGGTGTGCCGCGCCAGCCTGATGAGGCGGCTCGAGGTCGACTCCCTGGCCGAGCTGATGCTGCGCTATGCGGCTGTCAATGGGCAGCCCTGA
- a CDS encoding VOC family protein: MARVSTYLNFARETEAAFLFYREVFGGEFNGPIHRFKESPGCPGQPPLSQEDGDLVMHVELAILGGHVLMGTDAPASMGFTLVQGNNSYLNLEPDSRAETDRLFAALGEGGQVEMPLQEMFWGDYFGSLVDKFGTRWMFNCQSKT, translated from the coding sequence ATGGCGCGTGTCAGTACCTATCTCAATTTTGCCCGGGAGACGGAGGCGGCCTTCCTCTTCTACCGCGAGGTGTTCGGCGGCGAGTTCAACGGCCCCATCCACAGATTCAAGGAGTCCCCCGGCTGCCCGGGTCAGCCGCCCCTGTCACAGGAAGATGGCGATCTGGTGATGCATGTGGAGCTGGCGATCCTGGGCGGCCACGTGCTGATGGGCACGGACGCCCCCGCTAGCATGGGATTCACCCTGGTGCAGGGCAACAACAGCTACCTCAACCTGGAGCCGGACAGCCGGGCCGAGACCGACCGCCTGTTTGCGGCCCTGGGGGAGGGCGGCCAGGTGGAGATGCCGTTGCAGGAGATGTTCTGGGGTGACTATTTCGGCTCTCTGGTGGACAAGTTCGGCACCCGCTGGATGTTCAACTGCCAGAGCAAGACATGA
- the pepE gene encoding dipeptidase PepE — protein MELLLLSNGKTTEHPGLLGWARDRVQALLARKQVKRILLIPYAVIRSDWDARAQDLTESLGVEAISIHQFDDPVDAINQADAIFISGGNTWRLNQLLHEYGLIVPIQRAVRERGVPYVGWSAGCNVATPSIRTTNDMPVCSAAVLPALGLFPLQINPHYLDASISGHMGETRDERLAEFCAINPSESVVALREASLLQISGESSGETIEYWSVRGEGFKIFKHGETTQEYENARPLAALTPFQPRD, from the coding sequence ATGGAACTGCTTCTGCTCAGCAATGGCAAAACCACCGAACACCCGGGCCTGCTCGGCTGGGCCCGCGACCGGGTGCAGGCCCTGCTCGCCCGCAAACAGGTCAAGCGCATCCTGCTCATCCCCTATGCGGTGATCCGCAGCGACTGGGATGCCCGTGCCCAGGATCTCACCGAGAGCCTGGGGGTGGAGGCCATCAGCATTCACCAGTTCGACGATCCGGTGGACGCCATCAACCAGGCAGACGCCATCTTCATCAGCGGCGGCAACACCTGGCGCCTGAACCAGCTGCTGCACGAATACGGCCTCATCGTGCCCATACAGCGCGCCGTGCGTGAACGGGGCGTGCCTTATGTGGGCTGGAGCGCCGGTTGCAACGTGGCGACCCCGAGCATCCGCACCACCAACGACATGCCAGTGTGCAGCGCCGCCGTGCTGCCGGCCCTGGGCCTGTTCCCGCTGCAGATCAATCCCCACTATCTGGATGCCAGCATCAGCGGCCACATGGGGGAGACCCGGGACGAGCGGCTCGCCGAGTTCTGCGCCATCAACCCGAGCGAATCAGTGGTGGCCCTGCGCGAGGCCAGCCTGTTGCAGATCAGCGGCGAGAGCAGCGGCGAGACCATCGAGTACTGGAGCGTGCGCGGCGAAGGCTTCAAGATCTTCAAGCACGGCGAGACGACCCAGGAGTATGAGAACGCCCGGCCATTGGCCGCGCTGACGCCGTTTCAGCCTCGCGACTGA